CGCCCGCCCCGACGAGCGCGGCGGCCGGGAGGGTGAGCACCCAGGCGACGGCCATCCGGGTCGCGGTGGACCAGCGGACCACTCCGCCCTTGCGGCCGAGGCCCGCGCCCATCACCGAGCCGGAGACGACGTGCGTGGTGGACAGGGAGAAGCCCAGGTGCGAGGAGGCCAGGATGGCGGTCGCGGCGCTGGTCTGGGCGGCGAAGCCCTGGCGCGGCTCCAGGTCGGTCAGGCCCTTGCCCATGGTGCGGATGATCCGCCAGCCGCCGATGTAGGTGCCGAGCGCGATGGCCAGGCCGGCGGAGAGGATGACCCAGGTGGGAGGGTTCGAGCCCGGGGCGATGGCGCCGCCCGCGATCAGCGCGAGGGTGATGATGCCCATCGTCTTCTGGGCGTCGTTGGTGCCGTGGGCGAGGGAGACCAGGCCGGCGGAGGCGATCTGGCCGGCGCGGTAGCCCTTGCGGGTGGCCTCGCCCTCGGCCTTGCCGCCGATGCCGTAGGAGAACCGGGTGGCCAGCATCGAGGCGACGCCCGCCACGACCGGTGCGGCGACCGCCGGGAGCAGCACCTTGGTGATCAGGACGTCACCGTGCACGGCGCCGAAGCCGGCGGAGGCGACGGTGGCGCCGATCAGGCCGCCCATCAGGGCGTGCGAGGAGCTGGAGGGCAGGCCCACCAGCCAGGTCAGCAGGTTCCAGAGGATCGCGCCGACCAGGGCGGCGAAGATGACCTCGGGACGGATGCCGGTCTCGTCGACGAGACCCTTGGAGATCGTGTTCGCGACCTCCACGGAGAGGAAAGCGCCCACCAGGTTGAGGGCGGCGGACATGATCACCGCGATCTTGGGCTTCAGGGCGCCGGTGGAGATGGTGGTGGCCATCGCGTTGGCGGTGTCGTGGAAACCGTTCGTGAAATCAAACGCGAGAGCGGTTACCACCACTATCGCGAGGATCAGCGAGAAGCTTTCCATTTACCCAGGCAATCGTTCGAGGTCATTGGCTGGACGACCGTAGGCAACCTGGGTGAACGGAAGATGAACTGAGGCGGGCCTAGGGGTGTCGTGAGGGAGGGGTGATGTTCCGTTTGGCCCCGGCTTTCCCACTGCTCCCCAAGCGTCCCTTGGCTACCAGTCGCGTGCGAAGATCCGCAGCCGGCTGCCGGACCCGTTGAAGAGATTCTGGTCACCCGGCAGCCGTCCCTTGGTGCCGTACTGCCAGAACGTCCAGTACCGCCACCCGCCCGGCAGCGTCCCCGGCCGCGCGGCGCCGCGGCGGGCGATCCACAGGGGGTGATTCCTCGAGAACGCGCGGCTGTTGCCGGTGCACAGCCGCCACCACTGGGTGGCCGTGTAGATCACCGGGCGGCGGCCGTTCTCCCGCTCGATCTCGTCGCTGAACGAGCGGATCCAGCGGACCATTCGCGTCCTGCTCAGCCCGTAGCACTTGTGCTTCTTGTTGTACGGGTTGTACTCGATGTCGAGCGCGGGCGGCAGCGTCCAGCCGTCCGCCCGCCAGCGGCCGCCGTGCCGCACGAAGTACGCGGCCTGCCGGGCCCCGGAGGACCTGTCCGGCCGTGCGAAGTGGTACGCGCCCCGGACCAGGCCCTCCTCGTACGCACCGTTGTACTGCTGGGCGAAGTAGGGGTTGTGGTAGTCCGTGGACTCGGTCGCCTTGACGTAGACGAAGCGCGCCCCCTTGGACCAGGCGGCCGGCCAGTCGACGCGCTTTTGGTGGGACGAGACGTCGTGCCCCCGGGGCATCCCCGAAGCCAGTGCCGCAGGCCCGGTCGCGGTGCCTGCGAGGACGAACGCCGCGGTGGCCGCCGCGAGGACACCGGCGCGGCGACGGACAGGAGTGCGTCCACGGGCCATGTGTCTCCCCGGGTCGGCGGACGAGGGATCGTCCGGCGGGCAAGGGGGATCATTGAAGGCCCGGCGATCACCGAATCGGCGGCCATTTCCGGCGATTCGCCCGACCTACGCCCGTTCGGGGGCACACGGGGTGCGCGCGGGCCCGTGCTTTCCGGCCGGAAGCGGCCATCTCCCCCACTCCGCGTGCGCGTGGCTGGCATGATCACGGCATGGCTGAACAGCGGCGGAACGCGGAACAGGAACGTATCTGGACGGAACTGGTCGCGACGGCGCGGCGGACGGTAGCCGACGGACTGGTGGTCGGCACCTCGGGCAATGTCTCGGCGCGCGTCGGGGACCTCGTGCTGGTCACCCCGTCGGGCGTGCCCTACGACCGGCTCACCCCGGACGACATCACCGGCGTCGACCTCACCGGCCGCCAGGTGCTCGGCACGCTGGTGCCGACCAGCGAGCTGCCCATGCACCTCGCCGTCTACCGCACCACCGACGCCGGCGCGGTCGTCCACACCCACGCCGTGCACGCGACGGCGGTCTCCGCGCTCGTGCCCGAGCTGCCCCTGGTCCATTACATGGCCGCGGCCCTCGGCGGCCCCGTCCGCGTCGCCCCGTACGCGACCTACGGCACCGAGGAGCTCGCCGAGAACATGCTCCACGCCCTGGCCGGCCGCTCCGGCTGCCTCCTGCAGAACCACGGCACGATCACCTACGGCGCCACCCTCGACCAGGCCTTCGACCGCACCGCCCAGCTGGAGTGGATGTGCCGGCTGTGGCTCACGGCGTCCTCGGTACCGGGCCCCACCCCGTCCCTGCTGACGGAGGCGCAACTGGCGGAGGTGGGGGACCGGTTGAAGGGCTACGGCCAACGGACGTGACGGCCGCGTCCCGGAGGTGAGGGCCAGCTGGCGGCTGCGCTCGCTGTGAGCCGCCGCCCTCCTCCGGCTGGCCCGTGACGGCAACCCCCACGACACTGGACCCGTGCGCCCAGTCAAAGCGACCGCCACGGCACTCACCGCCGCCTTCGCCGCCGGCGTGGCATCCGTGGCCGCCGGCCGGCTCGCCAGCGACGCCGCGCTCAAGGCGCCCGCCGGCCGCCCCCTGCCCACCGAACCCCGTCTCACCGTGCACGGCACCGCCGCCGGCCAGATCACCCTCACCCGCGACCTGGCCTCGCTGCGCCCCGGCACCTACGGCCTCGCCGGCGACGGCTCCCACGCGATCGTCGGCCCCGTCCTGGAGGCGGCCCGGCACCCGGCCGACGCCGTCGTACGCCGCCTGGAACGCGTCACGCACGGCACCCTCGCCCCCGGTGACGCGGTGTGGCTCACCCCGAACCTGTACGTCGGCGATCCCGGCACCGCCCTCGGCCTCGACCACGCCGACATCGACGTGCCCGGCGAACTCGGCGAGCTGCCCGCCTGGTTCGTGCCCGGAGCCCGGGACACCTGGGTGATCGCCGTGCACGGCCTCGGCACCACCCGGGAACAGGCCATGAACCTCATGGCCCCGCTGCACGCCCGCCGGGTGCCGGTCCTCGCGCTCGCCTACCGCGGCGACCTCGGCGCCCCGCGCCCGCCGGACGGCCTGAACCACCTCGGCGAGACCGAGTGGCGCGACCTGGACGCCGCGATCCGCTACGCCCTGCGCTACGGCGCGCGCCGGGTGGTCCTGCTCGGCTGGTCCACCGGCGCCACCATGGCGCTGCGCGCCGCCGAGCACTCCGCGGTGCGCGAGCGCATCACCGGACTGGTCCTCGACTCTCCGGTGCTCAGCTGGGAGGCCACGCTGCGCGCCCTCGCCCGGGCCCGCCACACCCCGCCGCCGCTGCTGCCGCTCGCCGTGCGGGCCGCGCAGGGCCGGGCCGGACTGCACGCCGACCGGGTCGCCGAGATCACCCACCCCGACCGGCTCGCCGTACCGACCCTGATCTTCCACGGCCCCGACGACCAGGTCGCCCCCTGGGAGCTCTCCCGCCGTCTCGCCCGCCGCCGCGGCGACCTGGTCACCCTGCACACCGTGCCGCGGGCCCCGCACGCGGCGATGTGGAACGCCGACCCGGAGGAGTACCAGGAGCGGCTGCGCCGCTTCCTGACCCCGCTGGTGTGACGGCTCCCGCTCCCGGCCCGCCCGCCGGTGCCGGGCATTCCGTTTAACTCCGTACGACTGGCCTGATCCACCCTCCTCACCCCGTACCGAACCCTGTGCCTTGGCCAGCCCCGTCGCCCGCCGTGACATTCCGTTTGGGTTTTCGGACCGTCAACCGGAAGACTGCACCCGTGACGTCCCGTATCCCGCGCGACTCCAGGCTCCGACTCGTCCGACCGCGACCCCTGGCCGCCGCCCCCAGAGCTGTGGACCAGCGGCGCCCGCGCCGCCCCGCACCCCGGCCGCCGGAGGGCACCCCCGCCCCCGCGGAACTGGCCAGAATGGCCCGCACCGGGCTGGCCGGCCCGGTCCGCGTGGCTCGCTGGGCCGACACCGCGCTCGGCCCCGGCAGCGACGGCGCCACCGCCGACGGAAAGGCCACCCTCTCCGACGCCACCGCCGAACGCGCCGCCGCCGACCTCGGCCTGAGCGCCGCTCAGGTCCGCGCCGACTGGGACACCGCACGCCTCGCCGGGCTCGTCGAGGTGCACGGCGACAGCGCGCGCCCCGGCTGGCGGCTGCGCGCCTGGGACCGGGACGAAAGTGCCGTACTGCGCGGCTGGGTCGCCCTCTTCGACGCCTGGTCGCTCGCCTCCCCGGAACCCGAGGACCACGAGCCGGCCGCCGTCGCCGAGGTCGTCTCGGCCATGCCCCAAGTGCTCTCCTTCCTCCAGCTGTCCGCCGGTCCGGTCCCGGTCGCCCAGCTCCTCGACCTGCTCCAGCAGCGCGTCACCGAACTACGCACCGAGCGCTGCGAGGTCCCCTACGGCCCCGACGCCGCCCAGATCGCCGGGCCCGGTCCCGCCCGGCCCACTGTGCCGGGGGCCCGGCAGCCCGCCGAGTCCGGCCCCGCCCGCACCGCGGCCGGCCTCCCGAGCCCGGCGGACCCCGACCCCGTGCCCGCCGAGGACACCCCGCTCGCCCCGCTCCTCGACTGGGCGCTGCGCGCCCTCGCCTGCGTCGGTGCCCTGACCTATGGCGACGGCCACGCCACCCTCACCCCGCTGGGCAGCTGGGCGGTCTGGGTCAAGCTGGAGCAGATCTGCGTGGCCGCGCAGAGTCCGGCCGGCAACATCGAGGCCGCCGCCGAGGAGATGCTCCGCGGCTGCGCCCAGCTCCGCCCCAACGCCGCCCGCGCCGAATACCGCGCCTGGCTCGCCGCCCGCCCCGTCGGCAGCGCCGTCACCGAGCTGATCCACGCCGCCCGCGGCGAGGACGCCCTGCTGCGCGGCCTGGCCTTCGAGGCGCTGCGCGTCGTCGGCGCCCCCGCCGAGCCCGACGTACGCGCCGTCGTGGACGAGCCCGCCCTCAGGCCGTACGCCCTGCTGTGGCTGGCCGAGCACGACGGGGCCGACCCGGAGGACGCCCATGAGGTCCTCACCCGTGAGGAGGCGACGTGGCTGTGGGTGGACACCGCCGCCGCCGTCGCCGACCACGGCGAGTCGCCGATGCTGGTCCGGCATCTGGAGTCCGCGGTGCAGCCCACGGTGCCCCAGCTGCTCGACGAGGTCCGCGCCGTCGGCCACCCGCGCACCGTGCAGGTCCTGGTCGCGCTCGCCGCCGCGCACCCCGACCCGGCCCTGGCCAAGGCCGTGCGCCGGGCCGCGTTCCAGGTGCACACCGGGGGATGAGCGGCGCGGGGGTCGCTCAGGCGCCTATCTCCGGTGCGTACGTCCCGAAGCTCCAGATGTTGCCCTCGGTGTCCCGGGCCATGTAGTCCCGCGAGCCGTAGTCCTGGTCCGTCGGGGGCATGAGGATCTCCACGCCGTGCTCCAGGGCCCGCTGGTGGTGGGCATCCACGTCGTCCACGAC
Above is a genomic segment from Streptomyces fodineus containing:
- a CDS encoding inorganic phosphate transporter, whose amino-acid sequence is MESFSLILAIVVVTALAFDFTNGFHDTANAMATTISTGALKPKIAVIMSAALNLVGAFLSVEVANTISKGLVDETGIRPEVIFAALVGAILWNLLTWLVGLPSSSSHALMGGLIGATVASAGFGAVHGDVLITKVLLPAVAAPVVAGVASMLATRFSYGIGGKAEGEATRKGYRAGQIASAGLVSLAHGTNDAQKTMGIITLALIAGGAIAPGSNPPTWVILSAGLAIALGTYIGGWRIIRTMGKGLTDLEPRQGFAAQTSAATAILASSHLGFSLSTTHVVSGSVMGAGLGRKGGVVRWSTATRMAVAWVLTLPAAALVGAGAESVTGLGDWGTAAVAVFLIAASAAIWKISRREVVDHTNVVTETEEPAGVVTAAIAAVTPPPAGTISEDLTATIPAPAVTEPVPEAAPPAAAV
- a CDS encoding lysozyme produces the protein MARGRTPVRRRAGVLAAATAAFVLAGTATGPAALASGMPRGHDVSSHQKRVDWPAAWSKGARFVYVKATESTDYHNPYFAQQYNGAYEEGLVRGAYHFARPDRSSGARQAAYFVRHGGRWRADGWTLPPALDIEYNPYNKKHKCYGLSRTRMVRWIRSFSDEIERENGRRPVIYTATQWWRLCTGNSRAFSRNHPLWIARRGAARPGTLPGGWRYWTFWQYGTKGRLPGDQNLFNGSGSRLRIFARDW
- a CDS encoding class II aldolase/adducin family protein → MAEQRRNAEQERIWTELVATARRTVADGLVVGTSGNVSARVGDLVLVTPSGVPYDRLTPDDITGVDLTGRQVLGTLVPTSELPMHLAVYRTTDAGAVVHTHAVHATAVSALVPELPLVHYMAAALGGPVRVAPYATYGTEELAENMLHALAGRSGCLLQNHGTITYGATLDQAFDRTAQLEWMCRLWLTASSVPGPTPSLLTEAQLAEVGDRLKGYGQRT
- a CDS encoding alpha/beta hydrolase, which gives rise to MRPVKATATALTAAFAAGVASVAAGRLASDAALKAPAGRPLPTEPRLTVHGTAAGQITLTRDLASLRPGTYGLAGDGSHAIVGPVLEAARHPADAVVRRLERVTHGTLAPGDAVWLTPNLYVGDPGTALGLDHADIDVPGELGELPAWFVPGARDTWVIAVHGLGTTREQAMNLMAPLHARRVPVLALAYRGDLGAPRPPDGLNHLGETEWRDLDAAIRYALRYGARRVVLLGWSTGATMALRAAEHSAVRERITGLVLDSPVLSWEATLRALARARHTPPPLLPLAVRAAQGRAGLHADRVAEITHPDRLAVPTLIFHGPDDQVAPWELSRRLARRRGDLVTLHTVPRAPHAAMWNADPEEYQERLRRFLTPLV